Proteins encoded together in one Drosophila albomicans strain 15112-1751.03 chromosome 2R, ASM965048v2, whole genome shotgun sequence window:
- the LOC117575120 gene encoding uncharacterized protein LOC117575120 — translation MFSMCSKVKPRSEEFSSTPSQQQQLQLQQQPSGTGGKQIKGGYLLRYKKHMLWNRWAEEWVILYDDSTMAWFTEPGRSSPSGKILVKEAPEMLAIAHWTGQIPRRPPLPDGVSVSQLIALGSRRKRSKVYWMLAKSEQEVSDWIDAITKTLPPPPQIELVVDKPHLMNVLRRPLVRIRPATNSEVKQRKSSSNRHHRNTSTSHSTATSTSTALTTQRIMYDQNPLVKSDAAVAILSKKPDSKASLACALPWGHGWGWATLPNGVWSGGLTWSQCEDTFTLHALPTTHCTNLIDTSCSGAVYHTDIGGFDFHSTGVDDLGGEDFDYAMDCGDFIF, via the exons GCACGGGAGGGAAGCAAATCAAAGGCGGCTACCTGCTGCGCTATAAAA AGCACATGCTGTGGAATCGATGGGCCGAGGAGTGGGTCATACTCTACGATGACTCGACCATGGCGTGGTTCACGGAGCCAGGCCGCTCCTCGCCCTCGGGCAAGATACTCGTCAAGGAGGCGCCCGAGATGCTGGCCATTGCCCATTGGACTGGCCAGATACCGCGTCGTCCTCCACTGCCCGATGGCGTGAGTGTCTCACAGCTGATTGCGCTGGGCTCGCGACGCAAACGTTCCAAGGTTTACTGGATGCTGGCCAAGTCGGAGCAGGAGGTGAGCGACTGGATCGATGCCATAACCAAAACtctgccaccgccgccacaaATCGAACTGGTGGTGGACAAGCCGCATCTGATGAACGTGCTGCGGCGTCCACTTGTGCGCATAAGAC CGGCCACCAACTCGGAGGTGAAGCAGCGCAAGAGTTCCAGCAACAGGCATCATCGCAACACCTCAACATCGCATTCGACGGCGacatcgacgtcgacggcCTTGACCACTCAGCGCATCATGTACGACCAGAATCCTTTAGTCAAGAGCGATGCGGCTGTGGCGATTCTGAGCAAGAAGCCGGACTCGAAGGCCTCGCTGGCCTGTGCTCTGCCCTGGGGCCATGGCTGGGGCTGGGCCACACTGCCCAACGGAGTGTGGAGCGGCGGCCTCACCTGGTCGCAGTGCGAAGACACCTTCACGCTCCACGCACTGCCCACCACCCACTGCACCAATCTGATCGACACCTCGTGCAGCGGCGCCGTCTATCACACTGACATCGGTGGCTTCGATTTCCACTCGACGGGCGTGGACGATCTCGGCGGCGAGGACTTTGACTATGCCATGGACTGTGGcgatttcatattttaa